Below is a genomic region from Mycolicibacterium neworleansense.
GCCGGATCTTCATCGCGACCTCCGGGTCAACCCGTGCGAAATGGGCACCAGCGCATCGCCGGCCTGCCGCCACAGCTGATATGCCTCTTCATAGATCGCCGACCGCTCACGGTCGGGCACCACCGGCGCATCGAACTGCAGGAATCGCTCGGCATCGTCGAGGCCGAGCACACCGGCGCCCACACCCGCCAGGATGGCGGCGCCCAGCGAGGCTCCGGGATGGTCACGCACCGGCGCCAACTCGGTGCCGAGCACATCTGCGTGGATCTGCTTCCACAGGGTGGACTTGCTGCCACCGTTCGTCACCCTGGCCCGCGACAGCGTGATTCCGGCCGATCGCATGACTTCGGCGTTGTGCCGGAACCCGAAGGCGATCGCCTCGAGCACCGAGCGATACATGTCCGCCCCGGTGTGGGCCAGCTCGAGGCCGATGAACGCGCCGCGCAACTGCGGATCGTGGATCGGCGACTTCTCACCGAGGAAGTAGGGCAGGCACAACACCGCGGCGGGTCGGCGCCCGGCGGCCTCGGCGTCCAGATCGGTCAACGGCGTTCCGCCGATGAGGGTCTGGAACCACCGGATGAGACTGCCGCTGGTGGCCATACAGCCGTTGGGCAGCCAGGTTCCCTGCCGGGGATGCGCATCGAGGTACAGGCGCGCGTCGACGATGGGATCGGCACAGGCAGTGAGAATGTCGCCGGCACCGCCCAACTTGATCAACCAGTCACCGGCGGTGTCGACGCCGGCCGCGTAGGCCGACAACACATGGTCGGCGCCGCCCACCACCAACGCGACATCAGCCGGCAGACCGGTGGTTTCGGCCATCGATGCACTGATCGTGCCGATCCGGGTGCCGGGCCGGTACACCTCGCACAGCGACGAGGAAGACAGGTCGACGGCCTCGAGCGCCGGCTCGAAGTGTTTTCCGTCGAGGGTGTAGAGACCGGACTCCAGTGCCCAGTTCTGCTCGACGTGTGGCGGCGCCCCCAACGCGATCAACACATAGTCGTATGACCCGACCAGATAGCGCGTGGCCGACCAGCATTCGGGCTCGTTGCGCTGCAACCATCGCACCGTCGGCGCCACGGACTGCTGGGTCAGCGCGGATCCGGTGCGGGACAACATGTCCGCGCCGTCGATCACCGCCGACAGCTCGTCGATCTCCCGGGTTGCCCTGGCATCGTTCTGCAGGATGGGCCGGCGCACCGGCTTGAGGTCGGCGTCGAGGCAGATCACGGCGGGAACCATGCCGGTCGCCGAGACCGCAGCCACCATCGCCGGGTCGATCTCCGATTCGGCAAGAACCTGCCGAATTCCCTCTACCGCGTTGGTAACCCAAGCCGAGGCGTCCGCCTCGGCATATGCCGGCCCGTCCGAGAAGATCGGCGAGCTCAACGTCGCCTGCGCCACGATCCCGGCAGTTTCGTGCAGCAGAACAGTTTTGGTTCCGGTGGTGCCGATATCGACGCCGATCAGATAGGTGCCCCGCAAAGAACTGTCTCCTGTCCAGAGTTCCCGATGCCAGCGCAACGTGTCGCTGACACTAGCCGACAGTGTGAAGAACTATCAACCTTCTG
It encodes:
- a CDS encoding FGGY-family carbohydrate kinase, whose amino-acid sequence is MRGTYLIGVDIGTTGTKTVLLHETAGIVAQATLSSPIFSDGPAYAEADASAWVTNAVEGIRQVLAESEIDPAMVAAVSATGMVPAVICLDADLKPVRRPILQNDARATREIDELSAVIDGADMLSRTGSALTQQSVAPTVRWLQRNEPECWSATRYLVGSYDYVLIALGAPPHVEQNWALESGLYTLDGKHFEPALEAVDLSSSSLCEVYRPGTRIGTISASMAETTGLPADVALVVGGADHVLSAYAAGVDTAGDWLIKLGGAGDILTACADPIVDARLYLDAHPRQGTWLPNGCMATSGSLIRWFQTLIGGTPLTDLDAEAAGRRPAAVLCLPYFLGEKSPIHDPQLRGAFIGLELAHTGADMYRSVLEAIAFGFRHNAEVMRSAGITLSRARVTNGGSKSTLWKQIHADVLGTELAPVRDHPGASLGAAILAGVGAGVLGLDDAERFLQFDAPVVPDRERSAIYEEAYQLWRQAGDALVPISHGLTRRSR